The following are encoded together in the Mycteria americana isolate JAX WOST 10 ecotype Jacksonville Zoo and Gardens chromosome 2, USCA_MyAme_1.0, whole genome shotgun sequence genome:
- the AQP4 gene encoding aquaporin-4 isoform X3, producing MVAFKGVWTQPFWKAVSAEFLAMLIFVLLSLGSTINWGGAEKPLPVDMVLISLCFGLSIATMVQCFGHISGGHINPAVTVAMVCTRKISLAKSVFYILAQCLGAIVGAGILYLVTPPSVVGGLGVTAVHRDLSAGHGLLVELIITFQLVFTIFASCDSKRSDVTGSVALAIGFSVAIGHLFAVYWVGPIIGAVLAGALYEYVYCPDVELKRRFKDVFSKATQPTKGKYIEVDDNRSHVETDDLILKPGIVHVIDIDRGEDKKGRDPSSEVLSSV from the exons ATGGTGGCGTTTAAAGGAGTCTGGACGCAGCCCTTCTGGAAAGCCGTTTCGGCAGAATTTTTGGCCATGCTCATTTTCGTCCTGCTCAGCCTCGGCTCCACGATCAACTGGGGTGGAGCAGAGAAGCCCTTGCCTGTAGACATGGTCCTTATCTCCCTCTGCTTTGGACTCAGCATTGCGACCATGGTGCAATGCTTTGGACACATCAGCGGAGGCCACATTAACCCTGCTGTGACCGTGGCAATGGTCTGCACAAGGAAGATCAGCCTCGCCAAGTCCGTCTTCTACATTCTAGCCCAGTGCCTGGGAGCCATCGTGGGCGCAGGCATCCTTTACCTCGTCACACCACCAAGCGTGGTAGGAGGCCTGGGAGTCACTGCG gtACACAGGGATCTTTCCGCTGGCCATGGACTCCTGGTGGAGTTGATAATTACATTCCAGCTGGTTTTTACTATTTTTGCCAGCTGTGATTCAAAACGAAGTGATGTCACTGGTTCAGTAGCTTTAGCAATTGGATTTTCTGTTGCAATTGGACATTTATTTGCT GTATATTGGGTGGGACCAATAATAGGAGCAGTCCTTGCTGGTGCTCTTTATGAGTACGTCTATTGCCCAGACGTTGAACTCAAGCGCCGTTTTAAAGATGTCTTCAGTAAGGCTACCCAGCCGACCAAAGGGAAGTACATCGAGGTGGACGACAACAGGAGCCACGTAGAGACCGATGACCTGATCCTGAAGCCTGGCATAGTTCATGTGATTGATATCGACAGGGGTGAGGACAAGAAGGGAAGAGATCCATCCAGCGAGGTGTTGTCTTCTGTATGA
- the AQP4 gene encoding aquaporin-4 isoform X2, with amino-acid sequence MSDGAAAPRRGKCGRLCKCESIMVAFKGVWTQPFWKAVSAEFLAMLIFVLLSLGSTINWGGAEKPLPVDMVLISLCFGLSIATMVQCFGHISGGHINPAVTVAMVCTRKISLAKSVFYILAQCLGAIVGAGILYLVTPPSVVGGLGVTAVHRDLSAGHGLLVELIITFQLVFTIFASCDSKRSDVTGSVALAIGFSVAIGHLFAINYTGASMNPARSFGPAVIMGRWENQWVYWVGPIIGAVLAGALYEYVYCPDVELKRRFKDVFSKATQPTKGKYIEVDDNRSHVETDDLILKPGIVHVIDIDRGEDKKGRDPSSEVLSSV; translated from the exons ATGAGCGACGGAgcggccgctccgcgccgcgg taagtGTGGACGTCTGTGTAAGTGTGAGAGCATCATGGTGGCGTTTAAAGGAGTCTGGACGCAGCCCTTCTGGAAAGCCGTTTCGGCAGAATTTTTGGCCATGCTCATTTTCGTCCTGCTCAGCCTCGGCTCCACGATCAACTGGGGTGGAGCAGAGAAGCCCTTGCCTGTAGACATGGTCCTTATCTCCCTCTGCTTTGGACTCAGCATTGCGACCATGGTGCAATGCTTTGGACACATCAGCGGAGGCCACATTAACCCTGCTGTGACCGTGGCAATGGTCTGCACAAGGAAGATCAGCCTCGCCAAGTCCGTCTTCTACATTCTAGCCCAGTGCCTGGGAGCCATCGTGGGCGCAGGCATCCTTTACCTCGTCACACCACCAAGCGTGGTAGGAGGCCTGGGAGTCACTGCG gtACACAGGGATCTTTCCGCTGGCCATGGACTCCTGGTGGAGTTGATAATTACATTCCAGCTGGTTTTTACTATTTTTGCCAGCTGTGATTCAAAACGAAGTGATGTCACTGGTTCAGTAGCTTTAGCAATTGGATTTTCTGTTGCAATTGGACATTTATTTGCT ATCAATTACACCGGTGCCAGTATGAACCCTGCTCGATCATTTGGACCTGCTGTGATCATGGGGAGATGGGAAAACCAATGG GTATATTGGGTGGGACCAATAATAGGAGCAGTCCTTGCTGGTGCTCTTTATGAGTACGTCTATTGCCCAGACGTTGAACTCAAGCGCCGTTTTAAAGATGTCTTCAGTAAGGCTACCCAGCCGACCAAAGGGAAGTACATCGAGGTGGACGACAACAGGAGCCACGTAGAGACCGATGACCTGATCCTGAAGCCTGGCATAGTTCATGTGATTGATATCGACAGGGGTGAGGACAAGAAGGGAAGAGATCCATCCAGCGAGGTGTTGTCTTCTGTATGA
- the AQP4 gene encoding aquaporin-4 isoform X1: MIASDPQPVLRRQFRKSPRPARSSSKCGRLCKCESIMVAFKGVWTQPFWKAVSAEFLAMLIFVLLSLGSTINWGGAEKPLPVDMVLISLCFGLSIATMVQCFGHISGGHINPAVTVAMVCTRKISLAKSVFYILAQCLGAIVGAGILYLVTPPSVVGGLGVTAVHRDLSAGHGLLVELIITFQLVFTIFASCDSKRSDVTGSVALAIGFSVAIGHLFAINYTGASMNPARSFGPAVIMGRWENQWVYWVGPIIGAVLAGALYEYVYCPDVELKRRFKDVFSKATQPTKGKYIEVDDNRSHVETDDLILKPGIVHVIDIDRGEDKKGRDPSSEVLSSV; encoded by the exons ATGATCGCAAGTGACCCGCAGCCGGTGCTCCGGCGGCAGTTTCGCAAGTCCCCTCGGCCCGCGCGGAGCAGCAG taagtGTGGACGTCTGTGTAAGTGTGAGAGCATCATGGTGGCGTTTAAAGGAGTCTGGACGCAGCCCTTCTGGAAAGCCGTTTCGGCAGAATTTTTGGCCATGCTCATTTTCGTCCTGCTCAGCCTCGGCTCCACGATCAACTGGGGTGGAGCAGAGAAGCCCTTGCCTGTAGACATGGTCCTTATCTCCCTCTGCTTTGGACTCAGCATTGCGACCATGGTGCAATGCTTTGGACACATCAGCGGAGGCCACATTAACCCTGCTGTGACCGTGGCAATGGTCTGCACAAGGAAGATCAGCCTCGCCAAGTCCGTCTTCTACATTCTAGCCCAGTGCCTGGGAGCCATCGTGGGCGCAGGCATCCTTTACCTCGTCACACCACCAAGCGTGGTAGGAGGCCTGGGAGTCACTGCG gtACACAGGGATCTTTCCGCTGGCCATGGACTCCTGGTGGAGTTGATAATTACATTCCAGCTGGTTTTTACTATTTTTGCCAGCTGTGATTCAAAACGAAGTGATGTCACTGGTTCAGTAGCTTTAGCAATTGGATTTTCTGTTGCAATTGGACATTTATTTGCT ATCAATTACACCGGTGCCAGTATGAACCCTGCTCGATCATTTGGACCTGCTGTGATCATGGGGAGATGGGAAAACCAATGG GTATATTGGGTGGGACCAATAATAGGAGCAGTCCTTGCTGGTGCTCTTTATGAGTACGTCTATTGCCCAGACGTTGAACTCAAGCGCCGTTTTAAAGATGTCTTCAGTAAGGCTACCCAGCCGACCAAAGGGAAGTACATCGAGGTGGACGACAACAGGAGCCACGTAGAGACCGATGACCTGATCCTGAAGCCTGGCATAGTTCATGTGATTGATATCGACAGGGGTGAGGACAAGAAGGGAAGAGATCCATCCAGCGAGGTGTTGTCTTCTGTATGA